DNA sequence from the Malus domestica chromosome 11, GDT2T_hap1 genome:
AAAAATCAAGCAATATATGGTactattccaaacattaaagaACAAGAAAAGAATGGAAAAGCTTTTGGACCCATGTTCTTTTGAAATCTCTATGTATGGATCGAGGCTAAAGTAATTGCCGTCCTCCTACGGTGTTTTTGTCTCGTAATTAAATGCGGAGGGAGAGGTACAGGACATAGTAGTAAAGGTTTCCCGGTAGAGGCCATTATATATGGCATTATTGACTACGATAGGCTAGCGAATGAAACAAGTTTCGGACCCTTCTATGGTGGAGGATGCAAATCTAGGTTGGGTCTACTTCAACTTTCATGATTAAAAGGACATAGATTTCAAATTTACTATGATTATAGGGGATCAATGTACCACCTCGAATATTCGCTCCTCCAGAAAGTTTCGGGCACTATTCCGGTATGGGAGTCTATTTCCATTGCGATGTGGTAGTGCAAACACTTAAGTGTTGGTGTCTATCTACACTACGCATTtacatatcaaaattttattgACAACCATGCACACTTAGAGCTTAAATCTAATTGAGAAGTTATGCTTGATATGATCAACTTCCCAGTCCTTAATGTCCTTAATGTTTTATCTAAACCGTCTAGGCCCCCCACCACGATCCCATTCTGATGAATGGGATTGTGATGGCTTGGAGTGATTGGATAAGACACTAATGATGATTTAGTCAAATGAGTTAGATCATTCAAACAAGTGTTCATTTCAAATCAGAAATCAGTCAAACAAGTGTTCATCTCAAATTAGCCAAGCACAATAATATCTAGAGGTGTGCTATCCGCAcacttttttttacttctcacgcaCACCCTCTACAAAATGAGGGAAATTAATAAGAGatgtatgaaaagtaaaaagtGGCATCTATACCAAAAAGTAAACAGAAATTATAAACAAGAATAAATCAAATGAGATAGAAATGTACCATTCTTGGAGATCCATCAATCTCAGCAACTTCCATGCCGGTAACGATCATTCCGGGCACAATCTCCCTTGTGAGCTTCACAATAGCATCCTCAGCGGTGTTCATGTCCAATGCCTTCATCCCAGGAACGCTCTCAATCATTCCGACACTCCTCAACCTCTTCACCCCGGTGGCTCCCATGGGTCCATCATGGCCGCATGAGCTCACCACAACCTTGGCCTCCATGACGTTCGGGTCCATGCACGACTGTGTGTCGTGGTTCATTGAGACCAAAGCCCAGTTGGTGACCACCCCACCAACTCTGCCACCCTTGATGATCAAGTCCTCGGCGGCCACAGCGTTGAAGAGCTTCACGTTGGGCCTGGCAAGGAGCTTGCTCATGATGGTGGACGTGAATAGAGCGGCGTGCTTGATGACGACGTAGTTGTCTTGCTCATCGTAGTCAATGCCGAGCTCGTTTAGGAAGAGATGGGCGGGTTTCCGCACAACCTATGTCAAACATATAAAATAATCATTAGTATTACAAAATACAAGACGCTGCATGCGAGACACGCGTCGACCCAAACAAGACGTACGCTGCATGCGATCCACGTGTCGATCAGTCAAAATCTTCGATTATTTTACTAGCAAacataaatttcaaattaaacaGCAATTCCCCAGAAAGGGCAAAAATTTAAGCACCACATAAAATTGGTAATTACACAATAACAAATCATTAATTAAGGtaatttcaaaataattaataatttaccAACAAAAAATTAATCGTAAATGACATTAATTACCATGGCAGAGAAGAGCTGGCCACCGAGCCATGCACCGCCACCGGGGCTGACGGACTGCTCTATGATGGCGACCTGAACGTCGGGGTTCTTGCTGAGCTCATAGGCGCAGGAGAGCCCGGCGGAGCCAGCACCGACTACGACGACGTCGGTGTCAGCGTAGGTGATCATGTCAGTCATGTAGCGCCTGGTCATCTCCCGGGAGACGATGGATTCCTTGATGGGGTCGAACTTGAAGGCGCTCAAGTCGTACGAGGGGTTCAAGCCGTTGGCGGACATGGAGACGGAGAGGCCTCCGTTGCTGGCAGGGGCCGCCTTGGCCGGCTGAAGGCGGACCATGGGAGCGCCATGGAAGGAGGAGTCGAGGAGGGAGGGCTTCTGGAGCTTGGTGGTGAGAGAGGATGAGGTGAGGGTGGAAGTCATGGATGCCATCGACTgatgggagaagagagagtagATGATAAGATGGGGTGAAttgggggtttagggtttgcaaGTCACAAGATGCGAGTGAGGAGAGAGTGGTTAtttaaggaggaggaggaggtgaaaTATCTGTGAAATTGAAGAAGGACACGTGGAAAGAGGATTGGATATGAAGGGTCTAGAATCTCTTGGAGGTACACAAGTGGCAAACATGAACCAGGCCATGGTGTGTGTTTGTGCGTGAGGAGAGATCGCAGATATCAGAAATGAAAAATACTGGCTCAAGGCTTTGTTtggaaatgttttaaaaaaattaaaaatacttttaaaacaATGTATtcaatctgttttttttttttcgaaacaAACAATAATATCTACATTAAAAGTAGGTGAGTGAGTTAAGCCTTATAATGAGTTtgtcataataatgtggtttaacttCGCCTTGAGAATCGAATTTAAgatctctcatttacaagtgaagatgaatttAAAAGAACACTTAAAATGTATTCTGAGAAgtacaattaaaattaaaaatacttcaaaaaaattaaaagtgctTCTGGATTTAAAAACACTTGAAATATATTCATGCTTACTTCTTATAAATTAAGGATTAACTCTCAATAGAATTACTTGTGAACAtaattgctttcttaaaaaattaaaaaatttccaCTTCTTTTTATTATAGCCAAGTTACTATTTGATATATGTGtgtaattttttaaagtttaatatttatttttgtgcGTCAAATTGTGATTCTCacctaaacaaaataaaaattcttaCGCAATAATCGTACTTCGTAGTCACTACTTGTGAGATCTCGCAGTCACTACTTGTGAGATTTTTATCATATGTGGGACGTGTTTGATACTTTATAAAAgcttttgtcattatcattgaGAAGTAGTATCTTTGCCTTTCTTGTTTGGATGCGAAGTAGTAAACAACTTCtcaattttcatgttttttgtgACCAAGCCAACGGCAAATGGTCGACGTTGTTTAGGTGaaatttctaaattaaatttaaaaaaaaaaaactatgcaCCAATAAACTTGCGGTCTAATATCCTAACATAGGTATTGGGTTTCCACCCATGTCTACTGAGTTCGAAATAGCCCTTAAATTCTTGTAATAATTTCGAATCCTCATATCCTCTTAATAATAACTAACATTTACTTACACACTTtatgtgtatgaacacatttttttagaaaatgagaaggagagagggagagagaacattggggagtgggaggttttttttttttttaatattagaggtattttaacatcacttgTAGGTAAggcttaaataaaaaaagtaaaatttgaacctgtgaaattacattattgcccatcatttttttgtgtgatagaagactaatttttcttttcaccctcttttgattgacaaagagggttttattaattagtagagataatttattaaaataaaaaaaataaaaaaataaaaacttgccctataaaaaatatgaatctttcataacaaatgcatacaccctttttcatttttt
Encoded proteins:
- the LOC103448581 gene encoding thiamine thiazole synthase, chloroplastic-like is translated as MASMTSTLTSSSLTTKLQKPSLLDSSFHGAPMVRLQPAKAAPASNGGLSVSMSANGLNPSYDLSAFKFDPIKESIVSREMTRRYMTDMITYADTDVVVVGAGSAGLSCAYELSKNPDVQVAIIEQSVSPGGGAWLGGQLFSAMVVRKPAHLFLNELGIDYDEQDNYVVIKHAALFTSTIMSKLLARPNVKLFNAVAAEDLIIKGGRVGGVVTNWALVSMNHDTQSCMDPNVMEAKVVVSSCGHDGPMGATGVKRLRSVGMIESVPGMKALDMNTAEDAIVKLTREIVPGMIVTGMEVAEIDGSPRMGPTFGAMMISGQKAAHLALKALGLPNALDGSYVGGIQPELILAAAESAEIAEA